In one Dermacentor albipictus isolate Rhodes 1998 colony chromosome 4, USDA_Dalb.pri_finalv2, whole genome shotgun sequence genomic region, the following are encoded:
- the LOC139059575 gene encoding uncharacterized protein, with the protein MARETKNKRVPIPPIRLSDVEDLPLSEGDVNAKKKNIRQQDKAKQANQAASRKQQYEAVLRQHMAHALKNVDVAKEAAAPLPTPRTSTKQSRGSQLPKYLTCREARDVKVRDDKIWKHH; encoded by the exons ATGGcaagagaaacaaaaaacaagagaGTGCCCATTCCACCGATCAGGCTGTCAGATGTGGAGGACTTGCCCCTCTCTGAAGGGGATGTGAATGCTAAAAAGAAGAACATAAGACAG CAGGACAAGGCCAAGCAGGCAAATCAGGCTGCATCAAGAAAGCAGCAGTACGAGGCTGTTCTCCGACAGCACATGGCACATGCCCTAAAGAATGTTGACGTTGCTAAGGAGGCTGCTGCACCATTGCCCACacctcgcacctccaccaaaCAGTCACGAGGGTCACAA TTGCCCAAATACTTGACATGCAGAGAAGCGAGAGATGTGAAG GTGAGAGACGACAAAATCTGGAAACACCACTAG